The following proteins are co-located in the Xiphophorus hellerii strain 12219 chromosome 2, Xiphophorus_hellerii-4.1, whole genome shotgun sequence genome:
- the ch25hl1.2 gene encoding cholesterol 25-hydroxylase-like protein 1, member 2 — MAFADNTMAIWTNYLGQNSLLEPLWDTLRLNYRDYVRSPLFPIVLTVSSYFIFCTPYLVCDIMGDRWPWVQQFKIQPSHRPTASTLLHCTGVTLYNHVFLVLPASVAQWLWRPPVDLPDQAPKLLELIAGVIGNLLLFDFQYFIWHLLHHRIHWLYVTFHAIHHKYSSPFALATQCLGGWELVTVGFWTTLNPVILKSHLLTTWAFMIVHVYVSVEDHCGYDFPWSTSRLIPFGMYGGPSKHDVHHQKPNTNFAPHFSHWDRIFGTHADFSFCNAMK, encoded by the coding sequence ATGGCTTTTGCAGATAACACCATGGCTATCTGGACAAATTACTTGGGACAAAACTCTCTCCTGGAACCTCTATGGGACACCCTGAGGCTAAACTACCGGGACTATGTGAGATCTCCACTTTTCCCCATTGTGCTAACCGTCTCTTCGTATTTCATCTTCTGCACTCCTTATCTTGTTTGTGACATCATGGGGGATAGATGGCCATGGGTGCAACAGTTCAAGATACAACCTAGCCACCGGCCGACAGCTTCTACATTGCTGCACTGCACCGGTGTCACCTTGTACAACCATGTGTTTCTCGTGCTCCCTGCTTCAGTGGCTCAGTGGTTATGGAGACCACCGGTGGACCTCCCGGACCAGGCTCCCAAACTGCTAGAGCTGATTGCCGGGGTGATAGGCAACCTCCTTCTCTTTGACTTCCAGTACTTTATTTGGCACCTACTCCATCACAGGATCCACTGGCTGTATGTCACCTTTCATGCCATTCACCACAAGTACTCCTCTCCCTTTGCTCTTGCCACCCAGTGTCTGGGTGGCTGGGAGCTGGTCACAGTTGGGTTTTGGACCACTCTAAATCCTGTCATCCTGAAATCTCATCTACTCACCACATGGGCTTTCATGATAGTGCACGTGTATGTTTCGGTGGAGGATCACTGTGGCTATGATTTCCCCTGGTCCACATCTCGTCTGATACCGTTTGGCATGTACGGAGGACCCAGCAAGCATGATGTGCACCATCAGAAACCCAATACTAATTTTGCACCTCACTTCAGTCACTGGGACAGAATATTTGGCACACATGCCGACTTCAGCTTCTGTAATGCTATGAAATAG
- the tspan3a gene encoding tetraspanin-3, with protein MMGQCGITSSKTVLVFLNLIFWAAAGILCYVGAYVFITYDDYDHFFEDVYTLIPAVIIIAVGALLFLIGLIGCCATVRESHCGLTTFVVILLLVFMTEVAVVVLGYIYRAKVENEVNTSIMKVYDEYNGTNSNAQSRAIDYVQRQLQCCGIHNFSDWKHTHWYEESKNNSVPISCCKIAGCTGSLTHPEDLYQEGCEALVVKKLQEIMMYVIWTALTFAAIQMLGMLCACGVLCRRSRDPAYELLISGGTIA; from the exons ATGATGGGACAGTGTGGAATTACGTCGTCGAAGACGGTCCTGGTCTTCCTAAACCTGATATTTTGG GCCGCTGCTGGCATCCTTTGTTATGTTGGCGCCTATGTTTTCATCACTTATGATGACTATGATCACTTCTTCGAGGACGTTTACACTCTGATCCCTGCAGTCATCATCATAGCAGTAGGTGCGCTGCTTTTCCTTATTGGACTCATCGGATGCTGCGCCACAGTGAGAGAGAGCCACTGTGGACTTACCACG TTTGTCGTCATTCTCCTGCTGGTTTTCATGACAGAAGTGGCTGTGGTGGTTCTCGGATACATTTACAGAGCGAAG GTTGAAAATGAAGTCAACACTTCTATCATGAAAGTTTATGATGAGTACAATGGCACGAACAGCAACGCCCAAAGCCGGGCCATTGACTACGTTCAGAGACag cttcagTGCTGTGGCATCCACAATTTCTCAGACTGGAAGCACACACACTGGTACGAAGAATCGAAAAACAACAGCGTTCCCATCAGTTGCTGCAAAATTGCAGGCTGCACAGGGTCTCTTACTCATCCTGAAGACCTCTACCAAGAA GGTTGTGAAGCGCTGGTCGTGAAGAAGTTACAGGAGATTATGATGTATGTCATCTGGACTGCGCTGACGTTTGCTGCCATCCAG ATGTTGGGGATGCTGTGCGCCTGTGGCGTGCTGTGCCGCAGAAGCAGAGATCCTGCCTATGAGCTGCTTATCAGCGGGGGTACCATTGCGTAA
- the LOC116710112 gene encoding uncharacterized protein LOC116710112, with the protein MASQLERSADVDALVKRLEKESLAKFVTFSVDRHYNDKDWQPLPVNRVHWQWAGGSGMPSIEFTGIPFMFVGSKRLVCHQGKDLAVAQKRKYFEEKARKMLEDHSFDCQKTRRPSTKKVGCPAAISISKIATFPKFKVVDSAERSKKAASKMLRVALERDPVIWETRYAVLHSSEHAGHADGRNEGDATSRSDMISCKRARKSDLRRKCVKLTKQLLDSLNSIEDYHSLEEVSQVLSTLLKDLAHLNSKMEGKPLHSQAKNSRALSEVPALLSQGDPKGPESAHSDCLGAQAASDQELTI; encoded by the exons ATGGCGAGCCAACTTGAACGCTCTGCAGATGTGGACGCTTTGGTCAAAAGACTGGAGAAGGAGTCGCTGGCTAAGTTTGTCACTTTTTCTGTGGACCGACATTACAATGACAAAG ATTGGCAGCCTTTACCTGTGAACCGAGTCCACTGGCAGTGGGCCGGTGGTTCTGGGATGCCTTCTATTGAGTTCACCGGAATCCCTTTCATGTTTGTGGGCTCTAAAAGGCTTGTCTGCCATCAAGGCAAAGATCTTGCTGTGGCCCAGAAGAGgaaatattttgaagaaaaagctaGAAAGATG CTAGAAGACCACAGCTTTGACTGCCAGAAAACCCGTCGCCCATCTACAAAAAAGGTGGGATGTCCAGCAGCCATATCAATCAGCAAGATTGCAACATTCCCTAAGTTCAAG GTGGTGGACAGTGCAGAAAGGAGTAAGAAGGCAGCTTCAAAAATGCTGAGAGTGGCCCTGGAGAGAGACCCGGTCATTTGGGAAACACGCTATGCTGTCCTACATTCGAGTGAGCATGCAGGACACGCAGATGGGAGAAATG AAGGAGATGCGACCTCACGATCTGACATGATCTCATGCAAACGAGCAAGGAAGTCAGATCTGAGAAGGAAATGCGTCAAACTCACTAAACAACTCCTGGACAGCTTAAACTCTATTGAGGACTATCATAGCCTTGAGGAGGTTTCACAAGTTTTAAGCACCCTGCTGAAAGACTTAGCTCATCTGAACAGCAAGATGGAGGGAAAGCCTCTTCATTCTCAAGCCAAGAACTCTAGAGCTTTATCTGAAGTTCCAGCCCTTCTGTCACAGGGGGACCCCAAGGGACCTGAATCTGCACACAGTGATTGTTTAGGAGCTCAGGCAGCCAGTGACCAGGAACTCACCATTTGA